A window from Brassica napus cultivar Da-Ae unplaced genomic scaffold, Da-Ae ScsIHWf_1320;HRSCAF=1886, whole genome shotgun sequence encodes these proteins:
- the LOC106356078 gene encoding probable serine/threonine-protein kinase PBL23, which yields MDSSRRRYIYEEITKLGRRNISAQIFTFQDLSVATRNFDPENQLGEGGFGRVYKGYIETNDKVVAVKQLDRNGYQGNREFLVEVMMLGLLHHQNLVNLVGYCADGDQRILVYEYMQNGSLEDHLLELVRNKKKPLDWDTRMKVAAGAARGLEYLHETADPPVIYRDFKTSNILLDEEFNPKLSDFGLAKVGPTGGETHVSTRVMGTYGYCAPEYALTGQLTVKSDVYSFGVVFLEMITGRRVIDPTKPTQEENLVTWVIIYSNILHMQSLLFIGVFLNG from the exons ATGG ATAGTAGTAGGCGAAGATACATATACGAGGAGATAACAAAACTCGGGAGAAGGAACATCAGTGCTCAGATCTTTACATTCCAAGATCTGAGCGTCGCCACCAGGAACTTTGATCCTGAGAATCAGCTCGGTGAAGGCGGTTTCGGAAGGGTTTACAAAGGGTACATAGAAACCAATGATAag GTTGTTGCAGTTAAGCAACTAGACAGGAATGGCTACCAAGGGAACAGAGAATTCCTTGTTGAAGTCATGATGTTGGGTCTCTTACATCATCAAAACCTTGTTAATTTGGTTGGTTATTGCGCAGACGGTGATCAACGCATTCTTGTCTATGAATATATGCAAAATGGCTCATTAGAAGATCATCTTCTCG AATTGGTGCGGAACAAGAAGAAGCCGTTGGATTGGGACACAAGGATGAAAGTTGCAGCAGGAGCAGCGAGAGGGCTTGAGTATCTACACGAAACAGCTGATCCTCCTGTGATCTATAGAGACTTCAAAACCTCCAACATATTACTTGACGAAGAATTCAACCCGAAGCTTTCGGATTTCGGTTTAGCTAAAGTCGGTCCGACCGGTGGAGAGACTCACGTCTCGACCAGAGTGATGGGAACGTACGGCTACTGTGCGCCTGAGTATGCTCTCACCGGACAGCTCACTGTGAAGTCCGATGTGTACAGCTTCGGAGTAGTGTTCTTGGAGATGATCACGGGAAGAAGAGTGATCGACCCGACAAAACCAACTCAAGAAGAGAATCTAGTCACTTGGGTAATTATATATAGTAACATACTTCACATGCAAAGTCTCTTGTTTATAGGCGTTTTCTTGAATGGATGA